A single genomic interval of Aedes aegypti strain LVP_AGWG chromosome 1, AaegL5.0 Primary Assembly, whole genome shotgun sequence harbors:
- the LOC5569469 gene encoding calphotin has translation MKILLTLLAVAACTEATFSLGSLLGLLQPRPAPAPVHPGYASYYRYAAAPVAVQPGYASYYRQAPAPAPAPVHSGYASYYRQAPAPRPVQPAYASYYRHAPAPAPVVRPAQPAPIIRVVQPIVYIPRPSPPVTTYYEETPVITSTLTVREPKTEFSIVPSNSFSYTINEPAKPARQNDFSIVPSQSYSISSPKAHSVQSGYGVDVVKSEGHSYSLPAEHVTIEQTFSPVSDVSVAPGGNSFNIDVRNRNGGPAAIQSLADETIQQLPVADEAPAFAYESDTLAQPIVVEPAVETHSVAVADSEAAAHAEAAARAEAAANAQAEAAANAQAAANAQAAAKAQAAANAQAAANAQAAAYAQAAANAQAAANAQASAKAEASTKAQAAPQTIAAVTLDHEHITQQILQEAIPNIIRQVAPHVIQQALPLVVDRAVPHIVHQVGSTVSHQQQAEPVQIVTPFKQHQHQQNQDEKVVVMYATSVPQGQFDESENLVVPIGNQRQQYTAGQSSASEQAPGNAQAEPKVVFEKGLELGHQIQQEHRDVGNVNQQIINNFQQENAAYRNEVGGAAGAFPNDHFQRHNFHPQRLHHHQ, from the exons ATGAAG ATTCTACTGACCCTACTGGCAGTTGCAGCCTGCACAGAGGCAACCTTTAGCCTAGGTTCACTGCTGGGCTTATTACAACCTAGGCCAGCGCCAGCTCCAGTACATCCTGGATATGCTTCATATTATCGATATGCCGCAGCTCCAGTTGCTGTACAACCGGGATATGCTTCTTACTATCGACAAGCTCCAGCACCAGCTCCCGCTCCTGTGCATTCTGGATATGCCTCTTACTACCGGCAAGCTCCAGCCCCCAGGCCGGTTCAACCGGCTTATGCCTCCTACTACCGACACGCTCCTGCACCGGCTCCAGTAGTCCGTCCAGCTCAGCCAGCACCAATCATACGAGTAGTTCAGCCAATCGTGTACATCCCTCGTCCGTCGCCTCCGGTTACCACGTACTACGAAGAGACTCCAGTCATAACGAGCACTTTGACCGTGCGAGAACCCAAAACCGAGTTCAGCATAGTGCCGTCGAACTCTTTCTCGTACACAATCAACGAACCTGCTAAGCCAGCTCGACAAAATGACTTCAGCATTGTTCCGTCTCAAAGCTATTCAATCAGCTCGCCAAAAGCCCATAGCGTTCAAAGTGGCTACGGCGTAGATGTGGTGAAGTCCGAAGGTCACTCATACTCATTGCCTGCGGAGCACGTCACCATCGAGCAGACCTTTTCCCCGGTTTCGGATGTTTCGGTAGCCCCTGGAGGTAACAGTTTCAACATCGATGTTCGCAACCGAAACGGAGGACCAGCTGCTATTCAATCCTTGGCAGATGAGACCATCCAACAACTTCCTGTAGCAGATGAAGCGCCCGCCTTTGCATATGAATCAGATACACTCGCTCAACCGATCGTTGTCGAACCCGCGGTAGAGACACATTCGGTAGCTGTGGCAGACTCCGAAGCTGCTGCACACGCCGAAGCAGCTGCACGCGCTGAAGCTGCTGCTAACGCACAGGCTGAAGCTGCTGCTAACGCACAGGCTGCAGCAAATGCACAAGCCGCTGCAAAAGCACAGGCTGCTGCGAATGCACAGGCCGCTGCAAATGCGCAGGCTGCTGCATATGCGCAGGCTGCTGCAAATGCGCAGGCTGCTGCAAATGCGCAGGCCTCCGCAAAAGCGGAAGCTTCTACAAAAGCACAGGCTGCTCCTCAGACGATAGCAGCTGTCACGCTTGACCACGAGCACATCACCCAGCAAATCCTGCAGGAGGCCATTCCGAACATAATCCGCCAAGTGGCGCCCCACGTCATTCAACAGGCTCTTCCTCTGGTCGTTGATCGAGCCGTTCCGCACATTGTTCACCAAGTCGGCTCAACTGTGTCCCACCAACAGCAAGCCGAACCCGTGCAGATAGTGACGCCCTTCAAGCAGCACCAGCACCAACAGAATCAGGACGAGAAGGTCGTCGTCATGTACGCCACCTCTGTCCCACAAGGCCAGTTCGACGAATCCGAGAACTTGGTCGTGCCCATTGGCAATCAGAGACAGCAATACACTGCAGGTCAAAGTTCAGCATCAGAACAAGCGCCAGGAAACGCCCAAGCCGAACCGAAGGTAGTCTTTGAAAAGGGCCTTGAGCTGGGACACCAGATCCAGCAAGAGCACCGTGATGTCGGCAACGTGAACCAGCAGATCATCAACAACTTCCAGCAGGAGAATGCTGCTTATCGGAATGAAGTCGGCGGTGCTGCAGGAGCATTTCCAAACGACCATTTCCAACGACACAATTTCCATCCGCAGCGGCTGCATCACCATCAGTAG